Below is a genomic region from Elusimicrobiota bacterium.
CGCGGCCAGCAGCAGGGCGGCCCCGCGCCGCAGGCGGCGCAGTTCCGCGGACCAACAGAAGACGGCCAGCAAGAACGGGGGCAGGAGGAATAGAGTCGAGCGGCACAGCAGGCTCAGCGCCACCGCTGTCCCGGCCAGAGCCGCTCCGGCCGCCTTGGGGCGCCGCTCCCAGCAGAGCAAGGCGGCGCACACGGCCAGGACCAGCAGGCAGAAGAAGGGCTCGATGTTGTAGCTGGGCACTTCGGCGATGAGGCGCGGGTCCAGGGCCACGAGCAGGGCCGCCAGGAGTCCGGCCAGCGGGGAGTGGATGAGCAGTGCGAGCCAGGCCGCGGCGGGGATGGCCGCGGCCGAGAGGAGGGCCTGCCAGCGCGGGAAGGGGATGCGCACCGGGAACCAGCTCTCCCGGGTGAGCGCGATGAAAGAGGGGAAGAGGGGGCTGCGGAAGGCGCTGGGCTGGTCGTTCTCTCCCAGCAGCCGGTGCGAGACGAGGTTGTCGGCCAGCACGGTGTAGTCGGGGCGCGCGAAGAGCAGCGGGCCGCCGCTCTTCTGCCAACGCAGGGCCAGGCCGCAGAGGCAGATGAGGCCGAGGCAGGAGAGCCAGACGCCGCGGCGCATGCGCATAGGGCTATGGTATCATAGCGGCATGTCCAGCGCGCGCCGGTTCCTGCCCCTGTGCCTTCTGCTCTTGGCGGGCTGCGTGGAGCCCCCGCCGCATCCGGTCAAGGCCCCGCCCGGCAAGGTCCTGACCGGCATCGACGTCCTGGAGGCCGGCGGCTTCCAGGAGCTGCGGGGCCGCAGGATCGGCCTCATCACCAACCACACGGGGCGGGACTCCCAGGGCCGCGCCACGGCCGAAGTCCTGGCCGGCGCCCCGGGCGTGACGTTGGTCGCCATCTTCTCTCCCGAGCACGGCTTCAACGGCGTGGTCGAGGACGCCAAGGTGAGCTCGACCTCCGTGAGCCTGGCCGGGCGCGACATCCCGGTCTACAGCCTCTACGCCGGCGGCCTGGCCGGCATGCGGCCCAAGCCTGAGGACCTGCGCGGCATCGACACGCTGGTCTTCGACATCCAGGACATCGGCGCCCGCTTCTACACGTACCTGGCGACCATGGGCATGGCCATGGAGGAGGCGGCCAAGGCCCACGTTGCCTTCATCGTGCTGGACCGGCCCGACCCCATCAACGGGAGCGTGGTGGAAGGGCCCATGCTCACCGACCTGGAACTGCCCAAGCTCTCGCCCACCTCCTATTTCCCGGTGCCGGTCCGGCACGGGCTGACCGCGGGCGAGATGGCGCAGCTGCACAACGAGAAGGCCCACGTCGCCCATCTGCACGTCGTGCGCATGCTGGGCTGGAAGCGCGGGATGTGGTACGACCAGACCGGCCTGCCCTGGGTCGCGACCTCGCCCAACATGCCCGACCTGGCGGCCGCGACCCTCTACCCGGGCTTAGGCCTCTTCGAGGCCAGCAACCTCGCCGTGGGCCGCGGTACGCCCCACCCCTTCGGCTGGGTCGGGGCGCCCTGGCTCGATTCCAAGCGCGCGGCGCGCAGGCTCAGCGACGCCCTCCTGGACGGCGTCACCTTCACGGCGCAGGACTACACCCCGACCAAGTCCGTCTACGAGGGAGAGCTCTGCCACGGGATACTCATCACCATCACGGACCGCGAGACGCTGCGGCCTCTGGCGTTGTTCCGGCACCTCGAACAGACCCTCACCGAACTGCACGGACAGGATTTCCAGTGGAAGTGGGAGGAGGTCCGCAAGATGACCGGCTCCGGCGAGTTCCAGCGCATCTGCGAGCGCGGCCACGACCGCATCAAGATCATGGAGCTCTTCAACCGGGGCGCGGAGAGGTTCGAGAAGTCGCGCCGGCCGTATCTGCTCTACTGATCGGTGGCCCGAAAGGGACTTATTCCGCCGATAAGCAAAATGAAAGATAAATATCGGATGGGTGAGCCGCAGATCGAAGCACTTTTACAATATGCCAATAACATCATTGCCACATTAAGAGGGTCGTTTTTGGTTCTGGATAAGAACTTGCAAGTTATTTCCGCCAACCAAGCGTTCTATGCCACCTTCAAGGTCGTGGAGAAGGATACGATAGGCCGGCTGCTTCCCGATCTGGGCAATAGACAATGGGCTATCCCGAAACTGCTCATCCTGCTTAAAGAGATCCTTCCGGAAAAGAAAGCTGTAAAAGATTATGAAGTCGAGCATAAGTTCGAGCAGATCGGCGAGCGAGCCATGATCTTGAATGCCTGTCAGATGCGTGTCACTAAAAAAATAGCCGGGGCCATAGCGGCAGGAATAAGAGAAGCAGCGGCAGAAGAAGAGGAAGAAGGAGAAGAAGATCTGATCCTGCTGGCTATCGAAGACATAACTCAACGCAAACAGGTGGAAGAGAAGATAACAAAACTGAATGCGGAGCTCGAAGAGCGCGTCCTGCAGCGCACATCGGAGTTGTCGAGAGCTGTCAAGGAACTGGAGGCCTTCAGCTACTCGGTCGCGCACGATTTGAAGGCCCCGCTCAGGGCGATGTCGGGGTTCTCGAATATCCTCTCCGAAGACTATGCTCCCAAGCTCGACGATAACGGCAGGAGATTGATCGGTGTCATTAAAGACAACGCGAGAAATATGGGGCAGCTTATCGATGATCTCCTCAAGTTGTCTCATTTGCTGAGACAGGAGCTGGACATCGTCGATATAGACATGACGACGCTCGCGCAGTCCGTGTCTCGTGAGTTGGGTGGGGAGCTCTTTGGCGGCCGGGCGATAGAAGTGTCCGTAAAACCGTTGCCGCTCGCGCGTGCCGACCGCACTCTCGCAAGGCAGATATTCACGAATCTTATTTCAAATGCCATAAAATTCGCTTCCCACAAAGACAACGCCCTTATAGAGATCGGGGGATACGACCAGGGCCGGGAGCATGTCTATTACGTCAAAGATAACGGCGCGGGATTCGACATGAAATACGCTGATCAGCTCTTCGGGGTGTTCCATCGGCTTCACGCGCAGGACGAGTTCAGCGGCACCGGGATAGGTCTTGCGATCGTCAGTAACGCTGTTCGTCGCCACGGAGGCACGGTGTGGGCCGAGGCAGAGACTGATAAAGGGGCCACGTTCTATTTTACGCTGCCCAAAGGAGGTCAAGATGAATGATGGTGAGCAGATAGAGGTGCTTTTGGTCGAGGATAATCCAAATGATGTCGAGCTTATCATGAGAGCTTTCAAGAAGCACAACCTTGCCAACAAGGTCCATTTGGCTAAAGATGGCGCAGAGGCGCTCGATTTCGTGTTCTGTACCGGCGCCTATAAAGACAGGGACATCCGAAAGCCGCCCAAGGTCGTCATCCTCGACCTGAAATTGCCCAAGGTCAGCGGGAAAGAAGTCCTTAAGCGCATGAAGTCTGATGAGAGGACCAAGACCATGCCGATCGTGGTCATGACATCTTCCCAGGAAGAGAGCGATGTCGTTGAAAGCTATAATTACGGCGTCAACAGCTATATCGTCAAGCCTGTCGATTTCGAGAAGTTCGTCGATACGATCCAGGGACTCGGCATGTACTGGCTCTTCATCAATAAGCCGCCCGTGGTCTAAGCGGTCATGGATGGACCCCTTTGTCCAGCCCCTAGGCAGGGAAGGCACGTGAGGATCGACTTCTTCCGTCCGGGCCAGGCCTTCCTGCTCCTGGCCGCGGTCGTGCTGACCCTGGGACTGTTCCGCATATCCGGCATAGGCTTCTACAACGACGACTACGTCCTGCTCGCGGCCATGGCCAAGGTCCCGGGCGCCGGGCTCCTCGGCATCATGCGCAGCCTGACCCAAGAATGCGGCGCCCTGTTCTGGACGCGGCCGGTGGACATGATCTACCTGCCGCTCCTTTACCGCCTATTCGGAACCGATCCCTTGCCCTACCAACTGCTGTCCCTGGGCCTATCCCTGGCCTGGGTCTGGGCCTTCTATCGCTTCCTGCAAGAGACCGTCTCCGGGCCCTCCCTGGCCCTGGTCGCCGCCCTACTGGCCGCTTTGCACCCGGCGCATGACGCGACCCGACTTTGGTTCTCAGCCAGCATAGCCCCGGCCGCGCTCCTGGGGACCCTGACCGCCATGCGCTTATACAGGGCCTGGCGGCAGAACGGCGGTTGGGCCAGGCTCGCCGCGGCCCTGGTCATATTCGCAGCAGCCACGCTCTTGTATGAGGCGGCCGCGCCCTTGGTCTTCCTGCTCGCCTGGCCTGAATACGCGGCCGCCCGGCCGGGACGCTCTCTGACGCAGGCCGGCCGGGCCGCGGCCCTGCGCTGCGTCCCGATGTGGGGCATGTTCCTGGTCTTGATGGCCTACCAACGCATCCTGGTCCCCCGGTTCATG
It encodes:
- a CDS encoding response regulator, with protein sequence MNDGEQIEVLLVEDNPNDVELIMRAFKKHNLANKVHLAKDGAEALDFVFCTGAYKDRDIRKPPKVVILDLKLPKVSGKEVLKRMKSDERTKTMPIVVMTSSQEESDVVESYNYGVNSYIVKPVDFEKFVDTIQGLGMYWLFINKPPVV
- a CDS encoding DUF1343 domain-containing protein — translated: MSSARRFLPLCLLLLAGCVEPPPHPVKAPPGKVLTGIDVLEAGGFQELRGRRIGLITNHTGRDSQGRATAEVLAGAPGVTLVAIFSPEHGFNGVVEDAKVSSTSVSLAGRDIPVYSLYAGGLAGMRPKPEDLRGIDTLVFDIQDIGARFYTYLATMGMAMEEAAKAHVAFIVLDRPDPINGSVVEGPMLTDLELPKLSPTSYFPVPVRHGLTAGEMAQLHNEKAHVAHLHVVRMLGWKRGMWYDQTGLPWVATSPNMPDLAAATLYPGLGLFEASNLAVGRGTPHPFGWVGAPWLDSKRAARRLSDALLDGVTFTAQDYTPTKSVYEGELCHGILITITDRETLRPLALFRHLEQTLTELHGQDFQWKWEEVRKMTGSGEFQRICERGHDRIKIMELFNRGAERFEKSRRPYLLY
- a CDS encoding ATP-binding protein, with the translated sequence MKDKYRMGEPQIEALLQYANNIIATLRGSFLVLDKNLQVISANQAFYATFKVVEKDTIGRLLPDLGNRQWAIPKLLILLKEILPEKKAVKDYEVEHKFEQIGERAMILNACQMRVTKKIAGAIAAGIREAAAEEEEEGEEDLILLAIEDITQRKQVEEKITKLNAELEERVLQRTSELSRAVKELEAFSYSVAHDLKAPLRAMSGFSNILSEDYAPKLDDNGRRLIGVIKDNARNMGQLIDDLLKLSHLLRQELDIVDIDMTTLAQSVSRELGGELFGGRAIEVSVKPLPLARADRTLARQIFTNLISNAIKFASHKDNALIEIGGYDQGREHVYYVKDNGAGFDMKYADQLFGVFHRLHAQDEFSGTGIGLAIVSNAVRRHGGTVWAEAETDKGATFYFTLPKGGQDE